The following is a genomic window from Dermatophilaceae bacterium Soc4.6.
GCAATCCGTGACCTGGTGTCTGCTGCGCGGTCGTGCGTCCCACCCAGCACGAGGATCCGACGCCCGGCCAGCGGTCCTGCGGCTGTTATGGGTGCAGGTTTCAAGCTGCTTGCCTTCGCCTCGACGATTGAGCGCTGCGAGGTCTGCGCCGCCTTCAGGCTCCCTGCCCGGATGGTGTCGAGCATCTGGAGGAAGGTGGTCTCGGTGACGACGGGCGTCCGGTGGGCCGCGCCAGCCGCTGCCTTCTGTGTTGCGGTCCCGGAGGCATCGACCACGAGGAGGCTGGTGCGTGAGCTGACCGAGTTCATCACCTCGAGGCCTGCGCTGGTGGCCAGCCGGGTCAGCGTCTCGCGGGGCAGGCCAGACGCTCCGGTGAACGCGACCTTCATCCCCTGCTGCAGTGCGTCATGCGGGCCCATCCTGCCGGGGTAGCGCCACGGGCACGGAGTGCGCGGGGCCGGAGCGGGGTAGGCGGTGCCCAGCCGGTGGCCGTCGCCGGAAACGGTGATGGGCAGGGGGAGATTGAGGCGGTGTGCCATGACGAGTGAGTGCCGCAGGATCTCGACCGTGACCCGGGTGTCGTCGGCGGCATCGTGGGCGGCGCGGTGGGTCACACCCCAATAGCGGGCGACCGCCGCGAGCTTCAGTGACCCCGTCGGGATGTCGAGTCGGCGGGTCATCGCCATCGTGCACAGCCGACCACGCGCGTTCATTCTGGCGTTGGCGCGTTCGGTTTCGGCCGACAGGAACCCCCAGTCGAACGCGGCGTTGTGGGCGACGAAGACGCGGCCTTCGATCATCGAGGTCAGGTGCGCGCACACCTGGTCGAACTGGGGAGAGCCTGCGAGCCTGGCCCTGGTCAGCCCGTGGATCTCCACCGGCCCCGGGTCACACCCTGGGTCGAGCGTCGTCGACCACGCGGCTTCGAGTCCGCCGTCAGCGCCTATCTGACTGACTGCGACCTGAAGGACCCGATGCGCGCGGGAGTTCAAGCCCGATGTCTCGACGTCGACCACCGCGTAGCCGTGCGGGTAGCGAGACGCGACTGCCGACGGGAGCGGTCCAGGTCCGGCTGACGTCGTCACCACGGCAGGGTACGTTCCCAAGCGTCCACATCCCGGCAGCAAACCGCTTGGTCGACGTGAGTTGTCGAAGCCGCCTCGTCGAACTGCTCACGGGACGCCGTGACGTGACCGGCCCCTCCAGCATGGTCGCTGGGCGCAGGCATCACGGATCGTGAGTGTCGCCGTGTCGAGTGGCGCAGCGCAGGGCCTTGCGAACGGCCGTGGCCGTCACGCGCTTTGGCCAGCCCGGCATGACGTCACCGTAGGAGATGCCACGAGTCCCGCCAACGAGGTCTATGTCGATGACGAGTCGACCCGCCACCCCACTCGAGCCCAACCGCCGCCGCCCGACCGCCGTCGCACCGCCGCCCGACCGCCGTCGCACCGCCGCCCGACCGCCGTCGCACCGCCGCCCGACCGCCGTCGCACCGCCGCCCGACCACCGTCGCTCCGCTGCCCGAGCGCTGCGCGCCCGGACGGCCTTCGTACCCCCTGTCGAAACGCAACAACGAAGTCCTACACACCTGTTGCATGTCGGCCGCCCGAACGCGTCCACCCGCGTCGTCCCCGCGGCATTAGGGGGTGTGACGATGTCGATCCACAAGCTCAGCGCGGGTAGCGGGTACGACTACCTGACCCGTCAGGTCGCGGCCCACGACGCGACCGACAAGGGCCACACCGGGCTCGCCTCCTACTACGCCGACAAGGGCGAGACCCCGGGCCGGTGGGTCGGGTCCGGGATGGCCGGCATCGACGGACTGGACGTCGGGGACGAGGTCACCGCGAACCAGATGGCCAACCTGTTCGGCGTCGGCTACCACCCCCTCGCGCAGGAACGTTGGGCCCAGCTCGAGGGGCCCGACGCCACCGACAGCGAGCTGCGGGCGGCGATGCGGCTCGGGGCGCCGTTCCGGATCTACCCCACCAACGCGACGCCGTTCCAGGTCGAGGTCGCCACCCGGATCGCCGCCCTCAGCACGGCCGCAGGAGGGGAGGTCTCGCTGCAGGACCGGGCCCGGATCCGCACCGAGGTTGCGGTCGAGGTCTTCCGCGCCGCCCACGGGCGGGACCCTGCCGACGCCCGGGAGGTCGCGGCGACGGTCGCGAAGCACACCCGTCCGCGGACGAACGCGGTCTCCGGGTACGACCTGACGTTCTCCCCCGTCAAGTCCGTCAGCACCCTGTGGGCGGTCGCCGACCCCGCGACCGCCGCGGCCATCGAACGGGCCCACCACGCCGCCGTGACCGACGCGTTGACGTTCCTCGAACGGCACGCCCTGTTCACCCGACTCGGGACGGACGGGGTGCGGCAGGTCGAGGTCCGCGGCCTCGTCGCGGCCGCGTTCACCCACCGCGACTCCCGCGCCGGCGACCCCGATCTGCACACCCATGTCGCCGTCGCCAACAAGGTCCAAACCCTCGCCAGTCATCGCGGTGACGGCGCTGACGGCACCCCCGACGGTGGTGGACGGTGGCTGTCCATCGACGGGCGGATCCTGTTCCAGGCCGTCGTCACCGCGTCCGAGACCTACAACACCGCCCTCGAACGCCACCTCCACCACGACCTCGGCCTGCACTTCGCCACCCGGACCGACCAATCCGACCAGCCCGCCCGGCCCGACCAGCGAGCCGGTCAGGACCGGCAGCACGGCGGGTACGACGGCTCCCGCAAGCGCCCCGTCCGGGAGGTCGTCGGCGTCGACGACCGCCTCAACCAGGCGTGGTCCTCACGGCGGACCGCGATCGTGGCCCGCCAGGGCGACCTCGCCCGTGCGTTCCAGCGAGACCACGGCCGACCACCGACTCCGATCGAGGCGATCCAGCTCGCGCAGCAGGCAACGCTGGAGACTCGCGACCGCAAGAAGCACCCCCGCAGCCTCACCCAGCAACGCACCACCTGGCGGGCGCAAGCGGCCCGGGTCCTCGGCAGCGAGCACGCTATCGAGCAGATGGTCCACACCGCCCTGCACCCGGGGCAATCCCCCACTGCAACAACCGGTGTGACGACCCGGCTCGACACCTCGTGGCTCGACACGACCGCGGCCGGTGTCGTCGCGGCCGTAGAGGCCCGCCGCAGCACCTGGCAGGTCTGGCACGTCCGGGCCGAAGCTCACCGCGCGCTGCGGTCCAGCCCCGACCTGACCCTCACCCCCGTGCAGGCCGAGCAGGTCGTCGACCTGCTCGTCGACGCCGCACTCGAGCGCCATAGCGTCGCCCTGACCGCCCGCGACCACCCCGACAGTGATCGGGCCCGCGGCATCCGCGAACCCGATCCGCTGCGCCGGCGTGACGGTTCCAGCGTCTACACCGTCGCCGGAACCCAGCAGTACACCTCGACCCGGATCCTCGCGGCCGAGGCGCGGCTGCTGGCGACCGCCGGCCGCACCGACGGCCGGACCGCGACCACCGCTGATGTCGACCTGGCCCTCCTCGAAGCCGCCGCCCACGGCGTCACGCTCAACCCCGGACAGGCGGACCTTGTCCGGCAGATGGCGACGTCTGGCGCTCGGCTCCAGCTCGCGATCGCCCCGGCTGGGTCGGGGAAGACCACCGCCCTGCACGCCTTGACATCAGCGTGGACCACGAGCGGCGGCAGCGTCGTTGGGCTCGCCCCCTCCGCCGCGGCCGCCGCCGTCCTGCACGACCACCTCCACCCCACGAGCGACAGAAGCGCGACCGGCACCACGACCGACACCTTGGCCAAGCTGGTCTGGTCCATCCGCCAGCTTCACCCCGACCAGCACCCCACCACCCACACCCCGTCGTCACCGGGGGCAGGGCGGGTGCCGCAGTGGGTGCGCCGCATCAGGCCGGGCACCCTGGTGGTCATCGACGAGGCCGGGATGGCTGACACCCTCTCCCTCGACACCGCCGTCGCGTTCGTCACCGCCCGCGGCGGCAGTGTCCGGCTCATCGGTGACGACCAGCAACTCGCCGCGATCGGCGCCGGCGGGATCCTGCGCGACCTCGCCGCCACCCACGGCGCGGTCCGCCTCGACGAGCTCCTCCGGTTCACCACCCCCGGGGAGGGCGCCGCGTCCCTCGCCCTCCGGGACGGGCGACCGGAGGCGCTCGGGTTCTACCTCGACCACCACCGCGTCCACGTCGGCGACCCCACCACCAGCCTGGACGACGTCCTGACCGCGTGGGCCGATGACCGCGCCCAGGGCCTCGACGCCCTGATGCTCGCGCCCACCCGCGACCTCGTCGCCGACCTCAACCACCGCGCCCGCACCCACCGCCTGGCACACGACCACCCCCGCAACCGCCACGAGTCGCCACTGTCGAAGGACCCCCAGGATCAGCTGCGGGAGGTCCACCTCGCGGACGGGAACACCGCCTCCATCGGGGACGTCGTCATCACCCGCACCAACGACCGCCGCCTCCGGATCGGCGGGTCTGGCGCCAACAGCCGTGCCGGGAGGGGTGGTGGGGGTGACTGGGTCAAGAACGGTGACCGGTGGAGCATCCGCACCGTGCACGACCACGGAGCCCTGACGGTGGAGCACCGCCAGCACGGGCTGCTCGTCACCCTCCCAGCCGACTACGTGACCGCGTCGGTCGAGCTGGGCTACGCCACCACAATCAACGCCGCCCAGGGCGTCACCGCCGACACCGTCTACGGCCTGCTCACCGGCACCGAGTCGCGTCAGCAGCTGTACACGATGCTCACCCGCGGCCGTCACGCCAACCACGTCCACGTCCAAGTCACCGGCGACGGCGACCCCCACACCGCGATCCACCCCGACACCCTCACCCCGCGGACCGCGACCGACATCCTCGAGACCGTCCTCGCCCGCGACGACACCCCGACCTCCGCGACCACCCTGCGACGGCAGCAGACCGACCCCGCCCACCTCCTCGGGCAGGCCGCCGCCCTCTACACCGACGCCATCCACGCCGCCGCCGAGCACCATTTCGGACCCACCCACCTGCCCGCCATCGAGCAGGCCGCGTCAGCGATCGGACGCGACGGGCTGGTCCACGACCCCCGCGACCACCGCGACGCACGGGACGCATCCGTCACATCCGCGGAGCTGACCGAGCAACCCGCCTGGCCCACCCTGCGCGCCCGGCTGCTCCTGCTCGCCGCGCACGACGTCGACCCCGTGACGATGCTGCGGATCGTCGCTGCCCGGGCACCGCTGGCAGACGCTCACGACCCCGCCGCTGTCATCGCCTGGCGCCTCGACGACCCCGATCCCCACTACGACCCCGCCCTCAACGGGGTCGGCCCCCCACCGCAACCACTGCCCTGGCTCCCGCGCATCCCGCCCACCCTCGCCGCCCACCCCGAATGGGGTCCCTACCTCACCCGCCGCGCGAACCTCGTCCGCGACCTCACCACCGAGGTCCACACCATCGCCAGCACCGCCAGTCCCCCCGGTACCGGGGAGGTCCCCGTGTGGGGGCGACCCGGCGGGACTGCTCTCGACCCATCGTTGGCTGGGGACCTCGCCGTATGGCGGGCCGCCACCGCCGTCGGACCCGACGACCACCGCCCCACCCGACCCGCGCAACGAGCCCAGACGGCTGCCCGTTGGCAGCGCCACCTCGACGCCCGCGTCACCACCGCCCAGCTCCACGACCGCACCACCAGCGACGGGCGACCCGTCACCCCGAGCGCCCGGGAGTGGGCCGCCGTCCTGTCCCACCTCCACCCCGTCCCGCCGACCGCCAGCGCTGTGCACGTCACCGCCCAGCTCGCCGAGCACCTGGTCGCCCTGGCCGCCGCCGGCCTCGACCCCGCCACCCACCTCACCCGGGCCCTGGCCACCGGTCCGCTACCAGACGACCACCCCGTCGCCGCCCTGTGGTGGCGCATCCACACCCAGCTGACCCCAGCCGAACAGACCCTCATCACGCTGCCCCCTCACGAAGGATGGCCCCGCAAGGTCTACGGGGAACCCGAACCCAGCCGTCCCCGCCCACCGACCGCGGATACCGGCCGCGCGCGGCTGAGGGCCGCCGCCCACGAACGACACCAACCACCCAGCAGCTTCGGAGACAGGCCACTGAGCCCCAGCCGCTGAGCTCGTCCGCAGCCCCTCCATGGACCGTCGAGAACGCCTCTCCACCGCGTCAGCACGATCCCAAGAGATGCTGCACACCGCCCACTGTGGGGCAGTGTCACTCTGGCTCTAGCTCGCTGCGAGCAACCACGGGAACTTCCGTTCGATCAGTGGGAGCGTCCTCAGGTCTTCAACTGCAGCTGTACGGTGACAGACGCGAGCCGGGGTGGAGGCGGACGCCGGGGCGGGGATGTGAGGTCTGCCCTTAAACCAGTCAACGGGCGCAGTGGGCGGGCAGGTCAGGCATGCGATGCGTCGTGTACGACGATGGCGACCTAACCACGGTCACGTCGAGCTTGACGAGTAGTTATGAGACGTGCGCCTTCACGGTCGCTTAGCTTCTGAACAGGGACGCGACAGCTTCAGCACGGAGGAGCCGGTACCGACGGCGGCGGCGACCTCACGTGCGCGATCGGTCTGGTCGGCCAGCCGCTCCGCGGCCACCCGGTGCCGTTCGGTGGTTTCCGTGGTTCCGAAGTAGGGGAGCAGGGTGCGGGTCACGAACGGGGGGAGGCGATGGAGTCGCTGGCTGCGACCAACCGGACGGCGCTGATGTTATTGGCCGGTGGGGTGTCCTTTACGAATAAGCCGGACACCCAGCGCGTAGGGCCGCGACGACCTGTCGGCCCCGCCACCGGGTGGCTGGATGGTCAGATCCAGATGTGTGCTGCTGGCCTTGATACGGGCTGGGGCGATGGTTGAGCAACGGATGGTGATCCGGGGGCTACTTGACCTCGGTCCTGAGGACGAGCCTGAGCCCGACGGTCAGAGGGACGACCACCCAGATGATGGCGCTGACCCCCAGATGGGCCCATTGCTGGCTGGTCAGGGTGCCGTCGATCAATGTCCCGCCGGCGTACTTGAAGTCGATCCAGGGTTGTAGGTCGCGGAACCAGTCCTGTGAGGTGGCCAGGACGGTCGACAGGGTCGGCAGTACGAAGGAGTAGATGAAGTAGCCCACCAGTGCACCGGCCGAGCTTCGGATCACCACGCCGAGCATGAAGCCGACCATGAGAGCGAGGACGTTGGCCAGGAGGAGCGTGAGCATGTGGGTTGCTGTCAGGTCCCACACGGGTTGGACGCCGGCGATCGTTGCTCCGAGAAAGTTCCCGAGGGCCCCGGCCGCGAAGGCGAGGGGGATGGTGGCGGCGGCGACACCCACACAGGCGATGGCCTTCGCGGTGATGATCCGGGCGCGGTGCGGCACGAGGGTGAAGGTGGTCAGCCCGCTGCGTTGGCTCCATTCGCTGGTCACGGACAGGATCGCGATGATGGGCAGGATCACGGTCATCGTGAAGCTGATCGCGACGGCAAAGGAGGTGTAGACGAGGCCGTCCGTGGAGGCGAAAGCGATCACCGCCGCGCTGGTGAGGACTGCGAGGATGCCGATGCTGGCCAGCAACCAGAACCCGGACCGGGTGTCGAACATCTTGCGCAGCTCGGTGCTGGTGATGCGGCTGAGTGGGATCCGCCCGTGAGTCCCCTGCGCACCCGTCATCGTTCGGGGCGTGGTCGCGGTCTTCAGGGTCGTCATGTACCTGCTCCTTGGAGGTGGCTGCGGCTGATGCTGTCTCGTTGGGTTTCGGCGGTCAGGGCGAGGAACATTTCCTCGAGTCCGGCTCCGTCGGCGGGGCGCAGCTCGAGGAGCGGTATGCCGGCGGCGAAGGCGATGCCACCGACCTGTGCCGGCTCGGCGTCGGCGAGCAGCCCGTCGGCCCCCACGGGGGTTGAGGTGACTCCGGCGTTCAACAGTGCCCGGGCGACGCCATGGCGGTCGAGGGCGCGCAGCGTGGAGCCAGCGGATCGCAGGAGGTCGTCCTTGGCGCCCTGGGCCACGATGCGGCCGTTGCCGATCATCACGAGGTCGTCGGCGATGACCTCGATCTCGTGGAGCAGGTGCGAGGAGAGTAGAACTGTGCCTCCTCGATCGGCGTAGTCGCGCAGCAGACCGCGCATCCAGCGGATCCCGGCGGGGTCCAGGCCGTTGGCGGGCTCATCCAGGATCAGGATTCGGGGTTCGCCAATCAGAGCGGTCGCGATGCCGAGGCGTTGCCGCATGCCCAAGGAGTAGTCGCGGACCCGCCGTGACGCCTCTTGAGGAGACAGGCTGACGACGTCGAGCATCACCTCAACCCGGTTGCGCGGGAGCCCCATGAACCGTTGGGCGATGGTTAGTATTTCTCGGCCGGTGCGGCCGGTGTGCTGGGCGGAGGCGTCTAGAAGGACGCCGACCTCGAGGCCCGGGTTTGGTAGGTCGACGTAGTTGACCCCCGAGACGGTGGCGTTGCCCGACGTTGCTCTGGTGAGTCCGACAAGGATCCGCATGGTGGTGGATTTCCCGGCTCCGTTGGGGCCGAGGAACCCGGTCACCCGGCCGGGAAGGGCGGTGAAACTGACGTCGTCGACCGCGGTGAAGCCGCCGTACGTCCTGGTGAGTGATTCAATGGTGATCATGGGCTGGGTCCTCGGAGATGGGGTGGCTGTACGGGGGTCGACCATGGGCTGGGGGGTCTGAGGTGAGGGCTGTCAGGTGTCGGCGTCGACGGCCTTCACGGAGATGAGGGTGACGCCGAGGTCGCGTACCTTGGCGAGCAGGCCGTGGAGCTCGGCCTGGTCGGTCACGGGGCCGCGCAGGATGGTGATGCCGTCGTCATGGGTCAACGTCAGGCCGCCGAACCAGGACGCCCAGTGCTTGTCGAGGTGGCCGTCGATGCGCACCTCGTAGTCGCCGGGTGGGTGTGATGCGCATCGCGTGTTCATGGCGACCCGGCCAGGGCTGTGCGGGTCGGCGTGCTGCGTGTCTGCCGTCCGGTGGGGCGGCGAATGATGATCTCGGCGACGGCGAGGTTGATGACCCAGCCGGCGCCCATCAATAAGTCGTGGCGGACGACACCGACACCGAGCAGGGCTTCGCCGAACCCGACGGTGAAGGCTTGGGTGCCGGCGCCGAGTCCGAGGGCGTAGGCGCGGGTCATCCAGGCATGGTGCCGGGCGATGTTTCCACGACGGATCGCGGCGAGCCCGAGGACGATGGCGGCGGCCATGCCGGCGGCGAACAGGAGCCGGAACACGTACAGGAGGTCACCGGTGCCATCCTTGCGCGGGTAGGCCAGTGTCAGCCACAGCGCTGACCCGGCGACCCCGATGCCGAGTGCGACCAGGACCCGCCCCGCTCGACGGTGCCGCCCGGGGTGGCGACGGCGGATGCCGGCGGAGAACTGGAACGCGCCGAGTAGGGCGTAGCCGATGGCCGACACGACGTGGACGACGACCGGGACCGGAGCGGCGGCGAAGCGCGCGTCGGTGGGGATGAGGTCTGGTCCGCCCAGGACCTCGACGAGCCGGGCGGTGCCGGCCACGACGGGCACCGTGGCCAGGGCGATCAGGCCGGCGGGGACCCAGCGGCTCGTCGACCGGGTCATGGGGCGCCGGTCGCGGTCAGGACCGGGGTGCCGATGGCCGTGGGGTGGGTCCGGGGGCGCAGGGTCTCCCACAGCGAGTAACCGAGGGCGATCATGGCGATGCCGTTGGGGACGGCCAGCAGCCGAAACCAGGGGTCGGGCAGCAAGGAGAGCCCGGCGGCTGCGAGGCCACCGATGGCCAGGAGCACGGCGGCCCAGCGCGTCAGGACCCGGGCGCGGTACAGCGCGATACCGAAGAGCAGCGCACCACCGATGTACAGGCCGCCGTCGAGCAGGAGCGCGGTTCCCAGCAGGCCGATGTCACCGGACGCGTGGCCGCCGGAAGCGGCGGCGAGGACGTCCTTGACGAACGATGGGCTGGTGGTATCGATGGAGGGGAGCACGGAGGCGGCAACGAAGGAGGTGGCGAAGATGAGGAGGTAGTTGGCCGCGAACATCAGGTACCCGACGAGGCCTAGCACGCCCATCCTCTTGATCTGGTGCAGGTAAATGCCGGTGATGCCGACGAGGGCCAAGGCGGCCATCAGCACCTTGAGCGAGCTGCGCACCACCCACTCGGTGGCGTTTACCCCGGCGACGTCCAGCTGCGGATGAGCGAGCTGTACGCCGATGAAGACGGCGCCGGCGGCGACGGCCGCGAGGCCGGCTGCCCGGGTCAGCGCGGCGGGTGTGAGAGTCATGTCCACTCCTGTCGTGGTTGGTCCGCGACGAGCGTCGCGGGGACAACCGGAAAACTAGGAGCCGAGAGGGTGACCCGGCGTCACCCGATGAGGTGATTGACGGGGTGATCGTGGGTCGTCGGTCGGAATCGAGGGCGGCGTAGCGTGATCTACCTGGTCAGTCCCAGCTGGTGTGCCCGCGTGACCGCTGCGCGCCGGTTGGTGACCTCGAGCTTGGTGTAGATGTGCTTGGTGTGGGTCTTCACGGTGTTGAGTGAAACCACGAGGTGGCGGGCAATGGCGGGCCCGTCGAGGTCGGAGGCGAGCAGGCGGAGGACGTCGAGCTCCCGGTCGCTCAGCGGGTCCAGGAGGGCGGGAGCGGTGGGTGCCCGAGAGCCGGGCACGGCGTGTGCGGGCGTGCTCGCGGCCTGTATCTCGTGGAGAAACGCCGATCGTGGCCGTCGTCGGATGAGGGCCTGCATGACCGGGGCCATCGTCACGTCCATGTCGACGAGGACACGGACCCACCCGTCCGGCTCGGCGAGGTCGACCGCGCTCTCCAGCGCGCTGAGGGCGCTGCCATCGTCGCCGACCGCATGAGCGGCCGTGGCGCGTAGAACTTCCACGTCGATGACCGTGCCG
Proteins encoded in this region:
- a CDS encoding ABC transporter permease → MTTLKTATTPRTMTGAQGTHGRIPLSRITSTELRKMFDTRSGFWLLASIGILAVLTSAAVIAFASTDGLVYTSFAVAISFTMTVILPIIAILSVTSEWSQRSGLTTFTLVPHRARIITAKAIACVGVAAATIPLAFAAGALGNFLGATIAGVQPVWDLTATHMLTLLLANVLALMVGFMLGVVIRSSAGALVGYFIYSFVLPTLSTVLATSQDWFRDLQPWIDFKYAGGTLIDGTLTSQQWAHLGVSAIIWVVVPLTVGLRLVLRTEVK
- a CDS encoding ATP-binding cassette domain-containing protein, which gives rise to MITIESLTRTYGGFTAVDDVSFTALPGRVTGFLGPNGAGKSTTMRILVGLTRATSGNATVSGVNYVDLPNPGLEVGVLLDASAQHTGRTGREILTIAQRFMGLPRNRVEVMLDVVSLSPQEASRRVRDYSLGMRQRLGIATALIGEPRILILDEPANGLDPAGIRWMRGLLRDYADRGGTVLLSSHLLHEIEVIADDLVMIGNGRIVAQGAKDDLLRSAGSTLRALDRHGVARALLNAGVTSTPVGADGLLADAEPAQVGGIAFAAGIPLLELRPADGAGLEEMFLALTAETQRDSISRSHLQGAGT
- a CDS encoding TerD family protein, with product MVDVETSGLNSRAHRVLQVAVSQIGADGGLEAAWSTTLDPGCDPGPVEIHGLTRARLAGSPQFDQVCAHLTSMIEGRVFVAHNAAFDWGFLSAETERANARMNARGRLCTMAMTRRLDIPTGSLKLAAVARYWGVTHRAAHDAADDTRVTVEILRHSLVMAHRLNLPLPITVSGDGHRLGTAYPAPAPRTPCPWRYPGRMGPHDALQQGMKVAFTGASGLPRETLTRLATSAGLEVMNSVSSRTSLLVVDASGTATQKAAAGAAHRTPVVTETTFLQMLDTIRAGSLKAAQTSQRSIVEAKASSLKPAPITAAGPLAGRRILVLGGTHDRAADTRSRIAEMGGQAAANLTASVTDVVPLEGHDSDPRWRRARALSLPVLASETLTPLPAAPQAVPLRTASPSPRTTALDTPPVRPVVPSASAAVLSQGAVVDLPEGHRWTVEVSWLSDPDPRHAPDVDVVALVVDADEQVTADEDFCFYNQPRHPTGSVEIELDIPFEAVVGIDVNLLPLAAERVIIAASIDATLTFGDLGPIELVVRDVDGTPVARATLDAASRERTMLLCTLYRRAGRWRIRSVGQGYTEGLEHLAALHGVDVQD
- a CDS encoding DUF2306 domain-containing protein — encoded protein: MTRSTSRWVPAGLIALATVPVVAGTARLVEVLGGPDLIPTDARFAAAPVPVVVHVVSAIGYALLGAFQFSAGIRRRHPGRHRRAGRVLVALGIGVAGSALWLTLAYPRKDGTGDLLYVFRLLFAAGMAAAIVLGLAAIRRGNIARHHAWMTRAYALGLGAGTQAFTVGFGEALLGVGVVRHDLLMGAGWVINLAVAEIIIRRPTGRQTRSTPTRTALAGSP
- the mobF gene encoding MobF family relaxase, which encodes MSIHKLSAGSGYDYLTRQVAAHDATDKGHTGLASYYADKGETPGRWVGSGMAGIDGLDVGDEVTANQMANLFGVGYHPLAQERWAQLEGPDATDSELRAAMRLGAPFRIYPTNATPFQVEVATRIAALSTAAGGEVSLQDRARIRTEVAVEVFRAAHGRDPADAREVAATVAKHTRPRTNAVSGYDLTFSPVKSVSTLWAVADPATAAAIERAHHAAVTDALTFLERHALFTRLGTDGVRQVEVRGLVAAAFTHRDSRAGDPDLHTHVAVANKVQTLASHRGDGADGTPDGGGRWLSIDGRILFQAVVTASETYNTALERHLHHDLGLHFATRTDQSDQPARPDQRAGQDRQHGGYDGSRKRPVREVVGVDDRLNQAWSSRRTAIVARQGDLARAFQRDHGRPPTPIEAIQLAQQATLETRDRKKHPRSLTQQRTTWRAQAARVLGSEHAIEQMVHTALHPGQSPTATTGVTTRLDTSWLDTTAAGVVAAVEARRSTWQVWHVRAEAHRALRSSPDLTLTPVQAEQVVDLLVDAALERHSVALTARDHPDSDRARGIREPDPLRRRDGSSVYTVAGTQQYTSTRILAAEARLLATAGRTDGRTATTADVDLALLEAAAHGVTLNPGQADLVRQMATSGARLQLAIAPAGSGKTTALHALTSAWTTSGGSVVGLAPSAAAAAVLHDHLHPTSDRSATGTTTDTLAKLVWSIRQLHPDQHPTTHTPSSPGAGRVPQWVRRIRPGTLVVIDEAGMADTLSLDTAVAFVTARGGSVRLIGDDQQLAAIGAGGILRDLAATHGAVRLDELLRFTTPGEGAASLALRDGRPEALGFYLDHHRVHVGDPTTSLDDVLTAWADDRAQGLDALMLAPTRDLVADLNHRARTHRLAHDHPRNRHESPLSKDPQDQLREVHLADGNTASIGDVVITRTNDRRLRIGGSGANSRAGRGGGGDWVKNGDRWSIRTVHDHGALTVEHRQHGLLVTLPADYVTASVELGYATTINAAQGVTADTVYGLLTGTESRQQLYTMLTRGRHANHVHVQVTGDGDPHTAIHPDTLTPRTATDILETVLARDDTPTSATTLRRQQTDPAHLLGQAAALYTDAIHAAAEHHFGPTHLPAIEQAASAIGRDGLVHDPRDHRDARDASVTSAELTEQPAWPTLRARLLLLAAHDVDPVTMLRIVAARAPLADAHDPAAVIAWRLDDPDPHYDPALNGVGPPPQPLPWLPRIPPTLAAHPEWGPYLTRRANLVRDLTTEVHTIASTASPPGTGEVPVWGRPGGTALDPSLAGDLAVWRAATAVGPDDHRPTRPAQRAQTAARWQRHLDARVTTAQLHDRTTSDGRPVTPSAREWAAVLSHLHPVPPTASAVHVTAQLAEHLVALAAAGLDPATHLTRALATGPLPDDHPVAALWWRIHTQLTPAEQTLITLPPHEGWPRKVYGEPEPSRPRPPTADTGRARLRAAAHERHQPPSSFGDRPLSPSR